A single Methanolobus sp. ZRKC5 DNA region contains:
- a CDS encoding peptidylprolyl isomerase gives MAIEKGDFIKINYTGKFNEGQIFDTTDEQLAKDHGIFNPRGAYGGDIVIVGSGHTIKGLDEDFEGKDVGYSGSITIAPEKAFGPHNPALVETVSITKLTEQFKDQRPYQGMPVEVNGKRGVISQIIGRRVRVDLNHALAGKEVEYEYTIEEKIEDRIAKAQGLLSLYTGMPEIEVEVTDEVIRVFTPIELGFNQRWMVSKMTIASELIDKLGIPNLEYVEKHPYVPPTAEVEEVAEEPEAPAEEEAEATEE, from the coding sequence TTGGCAATTGAGAAAGGCGATTTCATAAAAATAAACTATACCGGTAAGTTCAATGAAGGACAGATCTTTGACACAACCGATGAACAGCTTGCAAAAGACCATGGTATCTTTAATCCACGCGGTGCTTACGGCGGGGATATTGTTATTGTAGGCTCCGGCCACACCATCAAAGGTCTCGATGAGGATTTTGAAGGCAAGGATGTAGGATATTCCGGTTCTATTACCATAGCTCCTGAGAAGGCATTCGGTCCACACAACCCTGCACTTGTAGAGACTGTTTCCATTACAAAGCTCACCGAGCAGTTCAAGGATCAGAGACCATACCAGGGAATGCCTGTTGAAGTTAACGGAAAGCGTGGTGTCATTTCACAGATCATTGGCCGCAGAGTACGTGTAGACCTCAACCATGCTCTTGCAGGTAAGGAAGTAGAATACGAATACACCATCGAAGAGAAGATCGAGGACAGGATCGCTAAAGCACAGGGCCTTCTTTCACTCTACACCGGTATGCCTGAGATCGAGGTAGAAGTAACTGATGAGGTTATCAGAGTATTTACTCCTATAGAGCTTGGATTCAACCAGAGATGGATGGTTTCAAAGATGACCATCGCAAGCGAACTTATTGACAAGCTCGGAATCCCTAACCTTGAATATGTTGAGAAACACCCATATGTTCCTCCAACAGCTGAGGTAGAGGAAGTCGCAGAAGAGCCAGAAGCTCCTGCAGAAGAAGAAGCTGAAGCTACAGAGGAATAA